A region of Salinibacter sp. 10B DNA encodes the following proteins:
- a CDS encoding cyanophycinase yields the protein MSSVVSPEQKTNRRCAQGGGMRLLNGGWGAVLMLCILMGVGPGAFAQDPKSTKTGAVRHTVSRGTLVIVGGGSTKAIQRHFVELAGGDDADVVCVPTAHPHGKWSGWCRRLFRRARVPTANRTYLHTRDRETADTEAFVAPLRDADAVWFTGGRQWRLVEAYAGTQTEAAFRDVLERGGVIGGSSAGASIQGSFLIRGDPKTKTIVVGKYTDGFGYLPNAAIDQHVFARGREYDLISVVEARPHLLGLGIDEGTAAIVHGDTLRVMGKSKIAVYDAQRWTEEAPRDEKFFLLYPGDRMDLQTREVMSRSPKNP from the coding sequence ATGTCTTCGGTTGTATCTCCGGAGCAAAAAACGAATCGTCGCTGCGCGCAGGGAGGAGGGATGCGATTGCTCAACGGGGGATGGGGAGCAGTTCTTATGTTGTGTATTCTAATGGGTGTGGGTCCTGGGGCATTTGCACAGGATCCCAAGTCGACCAAGACGGGCGCGGTACGCCACACGGTTTCCAGGGGCACTCTGGTAATTGTGGGCGGTGGCTCGACCAAAGCCATCCAACGCCATTTCGTCGAGTTGGCCGGCGGGGATGATGCAGATGTTGTGTGTGTGCCTACCGCCCACCCACACGGCAAATGGAGCGGCTGGTGTCGTCGCCTTTTCCGACGAGCGCGTGTCCCAACGGCCAATCGCACGTATCTCCACACCCGTGATCGAGAGACGGCCGACACGGAGGCATTCGTCGCTCCCCTGCGCGACGCCGATGCAGTGTGGTTTACAGGGGGACGACAGTGGCGACTCGTGGAGGCCTACGCTGGAACGCAGACAGAAGCGGCATTCCGGGACGTATTGGAGCGAGGCGGCGTCATTGGGGGCAGTTCCGCTGGGGCAAGCATTCAAGGCTCATTCCTCATTCGTGGCGACCCGAAGACGAAGACGATCGTCGTAGGGAAGTATACAGATGGCTTCGGGTATTTGCCGAACGCCGCCATTGATCAGCACGTGTTTGCACGCGGTCGAGAATACGACCTCATTTCCGTAGTCGAAGCGCGACCGCATCTTCTGGGGCTCGGCATTGATGAGGGGACGGCTGCAATCGTGCATGGAGATACCCTGCGCGTGATGGGGAAAAGCAAAATTGCTGTCTACGACGCGCAGCGTTGGACGGAAGAAGCGCCGAGGGACGAGAAGTTTTTCCTTCTTTACCCGGGGGACCGGATGGACCTGCAAACACGAGAGGTGATGTCTCGCTCCCCGAAGAATCCGTAG
- a CDS encoding amidohydrolase family protein — protein MLRRIACLGFLLLLLAPSVRGQSTAPSATTALVGPTVLNPADSTVIEDATIVMNGPTITALGPSDEINVPSEATVRALPDKYVIPGLIDGHVHFFQSGGLYTRPDILDLRSKRPYSTELRRIKQRLPDTFRRYLRSGVTGVVDVGGPMWNLQVRARADTTAMAPSVVTAGPLISSVSRPRLDTGDPPILKITSPQAARAEVQEQVEAGVDLIKIWYITTGGSPADYRPVVEATVDEAHAANKRVAVHATELETARAAIEAGADILVHSVFNKPVDDTFVQLLQENDVLYIPTLMVQERYRETFAQQLDLTLPEHRIGQKDVIRSLTELRTLPDSLVPRGLRQRIASAPSLPADTTALRNLKRLHDAGVAIAAGTDAGNIGTPHGPALFREFALMQAAGLTPREILTTATAGGARLMDRSDDLGQLEAGRQADLVVLNKNPLNDITHTRSIHRVVKRGRIFAPDSLVPRTPEEVVLQAHNAYNTHDATAFLDAFAPNLKVYEHPNTLVTTGLDTIAAQYRPLLENATTLHSQFHYHTTVGNTVMAHESIYGLPDRDRPLSQVFLYQVTNGAIDRAWILQK, from the coding sequence ATGCTTCGCCGTATTGCATGCCTTGGATTTCTTCTCCTCCTGCTCGCTCCCTCTGTCCGGGGACAGTCCACAGCCCCCAGCGCCACGACCGCACTGGTGGGCCCTACGGTCCTCAACCCCGCCGACTCGACGGTGATCGAGGACGCAACGATTGTGATGAACGGCCCCACCATCACCGCCCTTGGTCCCTCAGATGAGATAAACGTTCCGTCGGAGGCGACCGTCCGCGCCCTTCCCGACAAATATGTGATCCCGGGCCTCATTGATGGGCACGTGCACTTCTTTCAGAGCGGCGGCCTTTACACCCGTCCCGACATTCTTGACCTGCGGAGCAAGCGCCCGTACTCCACCGAGTTGCGCCGGATCAAGCAGCGCCTGCCGGATACGTTCCGTCGCTATCTGCGGAGCGGCGTTACCGGGGTCGTGGACGTCGGCGGTCCAATGTGGAACCTCCAGGTCCGCGCCCGGGCCGACACAACGGCCATGGCCCCCTCAGTCGTAACGGCGGGCCCGCTCATCTCCAGCGTCTCACGCCCCCGCCTAGACACAGGAGATCCTCCAATCCTGAAGATCACCTCGCCTCAGGCGGCCCGAGCCGAGGTCCAGGAGCAAGTAGAAGCCGGCGTTGACCTCATCAAAATCTGGTACATCACGACGGGTGGATCCCCCGCAGACTATCGTCCTGTCGTAGAGGCGACGGTCGATGAAGCACATGCCGCAAACAAACGGGTAGCGGTGCACGCAACCGAACTCGAAACTGCGCGCGCCGCCATCGAAGCTGGAGCCGACATCCTGGTCCATAGCGTGTTCAACAAGCCGGTGGACGACACTTTTGTCCAACTGCTCCAAGAAAACGACGTCCTCTACATCCCAACCCTCATGGTACAGGAGCGCTATCGGGAAACGTTTGCCCAGCAATTGGACTTGACCCTTCCAGAGCATCGCATCGGGCAGAAGGACGTGATCCGCTCGCTGACCGAGTTGCGCACGTTGCCCGACTCGCTCGTCCCTCGCGGCCTTCGCCAACGCATTGCCTCCGCTCCGTCCCTCCCGGCGGATACCACGGCCCTACGAAACCTGAAGCGCCTGCATGACGCGGGGGTCGCCATTGCCGCAGGAACCGACGCCGGAAACATCGGCACCCCGCACGGCCCGGCCCTCTTCCGGGAGTTTGCCCTGATGCAGGCGGCCGGCCTCACCCCGCGCGAAATCCTGACGACGGCCACCGCCGGTGGGGCCCGCCTCATGGATCGCTCCGACGATCTAGGACAGCTGGAGGCCGGACGGCAGGCCGACCTTGTGGTCCTCAACAAAAACCCTCTGAACGACATCACCCATACCCGGTCCATCCATCGGGTGGTAAAGAGGGGACGCATCTTTGCTCCGGACTCGCTCGTGCCCCGCACGCCCGAGGAGGTCGTCCTCCAGGCCCACAACGCCTACAACACGCACGACGCCACGGCCTTCCTTGATGCCTTCGCCCCAAACTTGAAGGTCTACGAACATCCGAACACCCTGGTGACGACGGGACTCGACACCATTGCGGCCCAGTATCGTCCGCTTCTTGAAAACGCCACAACACTCCACTCTCAATTTCACTACCATACGACGGTTGGCAATACCGTGATGGCACACGAGTCCATTTACGGCCTCCCGGATCGGGACCGCCCCTTGTCTCAGGTCTTTCTCTACCAGGTAACGAATGGGGCCATCGACCGGGCCTGGATTCTTCAAAAGTGA
- a CDS encoding M48 family metallopeptidase, which yields MNVYAVIILVALLAEYALNIVSDLLNLRHLKPELPKEFTDTFDEEEYERAQTYTRTRTRFGLLSSTFGLVVLLGFWFAGGFEWLDTLVRGWNFGPIVTGLLYIGLLIFGRSALSLPFSIYSTFVIEERFGFNETTPKTFVVDLLKSLALGVAIGGPLLAAILWFFQSTGPYGWVYAWIVVTAVMLLLQFLAPRYLMPLFNDFEPLEEGELRNSIFSYADSVDFPVNEVYVMDGSRRSNKANAFFTGFGSNRRIVLFDTLVEQLEVDELLTVVAHEMGHYKLHHIPQRIAISVIQTGVLFLLLSVFLQVEGLFQAFYVDQPAVYTGLLFFGLLYSPVDLLLSLPLNAWSRHHEFQADRFAVTTTDRGETLISGLKRLAQTNLSNLTPHPLTVMLDYSHPPLLERIASIRKKATSG from the coding sequence GTGAACGTCTACGCTGTCATCATCCTCGTGGCCCTGCTGGCCGAATACGCCCTGAATATTGTCTCGGACCTTCTCAATCTCCGTCACCTGAAGCCGGAGTTGCCGAAGGAGTTCACCGACACCTTCGACGAGGAGGAGTACGAGCGTGCCCAAACGTATACCCGGACCCGGACTCGCTTCGGACTTCTCTCTTCAACATTCGGGCTCGTCGTCCTTCTTGGCTTTTGGTTTGCGGGCGGCTTCGAGTGGCTCGACACCCTCGTTCGAGGATGGAACTTCGGGCCCATCGTGACAGGCCTTTTGTACATTGGTCTTCTGATTTTCGGTCGGAGCGCCCTCTCTCTTCCGTTCTCGATCTACTCGACGTTCGTGATCGAGGAACGCTTTGGCTTTAACGAAACAACGCCAAAAACCTTCGTGGTGGACCTCCTCAAAAGCCTCGCCCTCGGGGTAGCGATCGGAGGCCCGCTGCTGGCCGCCATCCTGTGGTTCTTCCAGTCTACCGGCCCATATGGTTGGGTCTATGCCTGGATCGTGGTGACAGCTGTGATGCTGCTCCTCCAGTTCCTGGCGCCTCGGTACCTGATGCCCCTCTTCAACGACTTTGAGCCTCTAGAGGAGGGAGAGCTCCGCAACTCTATCTTCTCCTACGCCGATTCGGTTGACTTCCCCGTGAACGAGGTCTATGTCATGGACGGCTCGCGGCGCTCGAACAAGGCCAATGCCTTCTTCACCGGCTTCGGATCGAACCGGCGCATCGTGCTCTTCGACACGCTCGTCGAACAGTTGGAAGTGGACGAGCTACTCACGGTCGTTGCGCACGAGATGGGGCACTACAAGCTGCATCATATTCCGCAGCGGATCGCTATCAGCGTGATTCAGACCGGGGTCCTCTTCCTCCTGTTGTCCGTCTTTCTACAGGTCGAGGGGCTTTTCCAGGCCTTCTACGTCGACCAGCCGGCCGTGTACACTGGTCTCCTCTTCTTTGGTCTGCTGTACTCCCCCGTCGATCTGCTGCTCTCCCTCCCGCTGAACGCCTGGTCGCGCCACCACGAGTTCCAGGCCGATCGCTTTGCGGTCACCACCACCGACCGGGGCGAAACGCTCATCAGCGGCCTCAAACGTCTTGCCCAAACCAACCTCTCCAACCTCACGCCCCATCCGCTCACCGTCATGCTCGACTACTCGCACCCGCCCCTCTTGGAGCGAATTGCCTCCATCCGAAAGAAAGCAACCTCCGGATGA
- a CDS encoding ribose-phosphate pyrophosphokinase, translating to MSDDLRLFAPSESAEFGRAVASALGTELDAHYEKTFSDGEHEIRSEVNVRGRDVFVVQSLYAEPGLSVNDKLCRLLFFLGSLRDAAAERVTAVVPFLCYQRKDRKSKPRGSVTTRYLGSLFNAVGVDRVLAMDVHNLAVFQNSFHTVAEHLEARPLFVQEIAHQLEDQDVVVVSPDEGGVKRAGKFARGLGAMLGREVPTAFVEKMRIDEAEKVTGGRLVGPVNGRVAVIVDDLISTAGTITQAAAACADGGARAVVASATHGLFSGEAPARLASAPLDSLFVTNTVAPFRLKGTAAAQKLNVCDAAPRFADAIRAIHTEASVSALNEVRK from the coding sequence ATGTCCGACGACCTTCGCCTTTTTGCTCCCTCCGAAAGTGCCGAATTCGGACGGGCTGTTGCATCTGCCCTTGGCACCGAACTCGACGCTCATTACGAAAAGACGTTCTCTGACGGCGAACACGAAATTCGGTCGGAGGTGAACGTCCGCGGGCGAGACGTCTTCGTCGTCCAGTCGCTCTACGCGGAGCCTGGCCTCAGCGTCAACGACAAGCTGTGCCGCCTGCTCTTCTTTCTCGGCTCCCTCCGCGACGCCGCAGCGGAGCGGGTCACGGCCGTGGTGCCATTCCTCTGTTACCAGCGCAAGGACCGGAAAAGCAAACCCCGCGGCTCTGTCACCACCCGTTACCTCGGCAGCCTCTTCAACGCTGTGGGCGTGGATCGGGTACTGGCAATGGACGTGCACAACCTCGCCGTCTTCCAGAACTCCTTCCACACCGTGGCGGAGCATCTAGAGGCGCGCCCTCTTTTCGTACAAGAAATTGCCCATCAACTCGAGGACCAGGACGTGGTCGTCGTGTCCCCGGACGAGGGAGGCGTTAAACGCGCCGGCAAGTTTGCCCGGGGCCTCGGAGCCATGCTTGGACGGGAAGTGCCCACCGCCTTCGTCGAGAAGATGCGAATCGATGAAGCCGAGAAAGTGACCGGCGGGCGGCTCGTTGGCCCGGTAAATGGGCGGGTGGCCGTCATCGTCGACGACCTCATCAGCACGGCCGGCACCATTACGCAGGCCGCTGCCGCCTGCGCCGACGGAGGCGCGCGTGCGGTCGTCGCGTCTGCCACCCACGGGCTCTTTTCCGGCGAAGCTCCCGCCCGTCTGGCCTCAGCGCCCCTCGACAGCCTGTTCGTAACCAACACCGTGGCGCCATTTCGACTGAAAGGCACAGCGGCCGCACAAAAGCTGAACGTGTGCGACGCCGCCCCTCGATTCGCCGACGCCATTCGTGCCATCCACACCGAGGCCTCCGTAAGCGCCCTGAACGAAGTGAGGAAGTAG
- a CDS encoding ATP-binding protein, whose amino-acid sequence MVSHVSAEASTHERIFLLSSTDDRAASLAAVLEAAEVPVETFTRLSPLTDELQDGAGAIIADEDAITEEAVRLLSTAMAQREPWSNLPIVILTSGEPAAIERLNRLDLFGPATSSNITILERPVHEVTFTTVVRSALRARRRQYEVRDLMQNLKTTNEHLRESQEALQTANETLEERVAARTEQVRELALALTTAEQRERTRISQVLHDHLQQLIHGARIWADSLAEDMEETPPTAVKRILDLLDDATETTRSLTVELSPPVLQEEGLSAALDWLSTHVEKTHNFRLEMDVSEDVRVTEEDLRPLLFRSARELVFNVVKHAEVDRAFLRAQQEDQLTIEVQDEGVGFDPSCLTENEDPEAHYGLFSVRERLDLVGGQLTIDSAPGKGTCATIVVPLSSGEGE is encoded by the coding sequence ATGGTTTCCCACGTGTCAGCCGAAGCGTCCACTCACGAACGCATTTTCCTTCTTTCCTCGACCGATGATCGGGCCGCATCCCTTGCGGCTGTCCTAGAGGCAGCTGAGGTGCCCGTAGAGACGTTCACGAGGCTGTCGCCGCTCACCGACGAGTTGCAGGACGGGGCCGGCGCCATCATTGCCGATGAGGACGCCATCACGGAAGAAGCAGTTCGACTCTTGTCAACGGCCATGGCCCAGCGCGAGCCGTGGTCGAACCTCCCCATCGTCATCCTCACCAGTGGGGAGCCGGCGGCCATTGAGCGTCTCAACCGGCTCGATCTCTTCGGGCCCGCGACATCCAGCAACATCACCATTCTCGAGCGCCCGGTCCACGAGGTGACGTTCACCACAGTGGTCCGGTCGGCCCTCAGGGCCCGTCGACGACAGTACGAGGTGCGCGATCTAATGCAGAATCTGAAAACGACAAATGAGCACCTGCGCGAGAGTCAGGAAGCCCTCCAGACCGCAAACGAGACGCTGGAAGAGCGAGTGGCCGCTCGTACCGAGCAGGTGCGGGAACTCGCTCTTGCCCTTACGACGGCCGAGCAGCGTGAGCGCACCCGCATCTCCCAGGTTCTCCACGATCATCTTCAGCAGTTGATTCATGGGGCACGGATCTGGGCCGATTCGTTGGCCGAGGATATGGAGGAAACACCTCCCACGGCTGTAAAACGCATTTTGGACCTACTGGACGATGCGACCGAAACCACCCGATCGCTTACGGTTGAGTTGAGTCCGCCGGTTCTGCAAGAGGAAGGCCTGTCGGCAGCCCTCGACTGGCTTTCCACCCATGTGGAGAAGACGCACAATTTTCGGCTGGAGATGGACGTGTCGGAAGACGTGAGGGTGACCGAAGAGGATCTCCGCCCTCTGCTTTTTCGCTCTGCCCGGGAGCTGGTGTTCAACGTCGTCAAGCACGCGGAGGTGGATCGAGCGTTTCTCCGAGCCCAACAGGAGGACCAGCTCACGATTGAGGTTCAGGATGAGGGGGTTGGGTTTGATCCATCCTGCTTGACGGAGAACGAGGATCCCGAGGCTCATTACGGACTGTTCAGTGTCCGGGAGCGCTTGGATCTCGTGGGGGGACAGCTGACAATTGACTCTGCCCCCGGCAAGGGGACATGTGCTACAATTGTGGTGCCTCTTTCGTCGGGGGAAGGAGAATGA
- a CDS encoding PAS domain-containing protein, which produces MQSAPTLPAASTQSSLFDESRKRFQDGVLPHIPVLTLDRDGNIQSLTRAARAALEYAPDDRIDECFFSHVHKRNMRRVMRDLAHIVCRGKQRAQWLLRLRTGNNRWRWYRASARNHLGQQENHILVRLRAV; this is translated from the coding sequence ATGCAGTCCGCACCCACCCTGCCCGCTGCCTCCACGCAGTCTTCTTTGTTTGACGAGAGTCGGAAGCGCTTCCAAGATGGTGTTCTGCCGCATATTCCCGTTCTGACCCTCGATCGAGACGGAAACATTCAATCTCTCACGCGGGCGGCCCGAGCGGCGCTCGAATACGCGCCCGACGACCGGATTGATGAGTGCTTCTTCTCTCACGTTCACAAGCGCAACATGCGGCGCGTCATGCGCGATCTTGCCCACATCGTGTGTCGGGGCAAGCAGCGAGCACAGTGGCTCCTCCGTCTACGCACGGGAAACAACCGATGGCGATGGTACCGGGCCTCCGCTCGGAATCATCTCGGACAGCAGGAAAATCACATCCTCGTTCGTCTTCGCGCCGTGTAG
- a CDS encoding deoxycytidine triphosphate deaminase encodes MLSADTLAQQLNGLVHLATQRAPNGIDLTVDSIYRTTGPGQLDFGGDEFDAAPREPLTPVLDAPEDDYAWWTLEEGAYIVRYNESLTLHDEQKARISPLERTLHAGAHHGTFVLDDGRNPLETLLIVSRMGCRLKENCRLSRLTVRE; translated from the coding sequence ATGCTATCCGCCGACACCCTCGCGCAGCAGCTCAACGGACTCGTTCACCTTGCGACCCAACGAGCCCCCAATGGTATCGACCTCACGGTCGACTCGATCTACCGCACCACGGGCCCCGGACAGCTCGACTTTGGCGGCGATGAGTTTGATGCGGCTCCTCGTGAACCCCTAACCCCAGTACTCGACGCTCCCGAAGACGACTATGCCTGGTGGACGCTCGAAGAGGGGGCGTACATCGTTCGGTACAACGAATCCCTGACGTTGCACGACGAGCAAAAGGCACGGATCTCTCCTCTGGAGCGGACGCTGCACGCAGGCGCCCATCACGGCACGTTCGTTCTCGACGACGGACGGAACCCACTCGAAACGCTTCTGATCGTCAGCCGCATGGGCTGCCGCCTGAAGGAAAACTGCCGTCTGTCCCGGCTGACCGTTCGGGAATAA